GAGAACCGTTTCCCGCTCCCCTGTAAAGGTCACGATGATACAGCCTGTGCGCTCATGGACAGCGGCTTCCCGGACCCAGGGCTGGCCCTTCAGCCAGGTCTCCAGCAGGTCGGCCTGACGCAAGGTCAGGTTTTTCTGCCGGAGGCGCAGACGTAGCCGCCCCCGGCTCTCGTGTACGATGGTTGCTCGCATACAGGTACTCCTTCCTATGAAAAAGGGAGCCGCTTTCCGGCTCCCTTCCGCAGCTTTTAAGCCTCCTGACCCTCCACCTGGGTTTCGGCCTCCTTGGAGGCCCGGGCCTCATTGATGTCTTTGGCGGAGGCCACAATGTCGGCGGCGTTCTCTTGGACGGCGGTGACCGTCTCCATCACGCTGTCCTTCATCCGCAGGCCGGCGGCGGTGATGTGGATGTAGGCATTCTTGGCATCCTTGCTGGTCAGCAGCTTCACGCCGGCAGAGCCGAACAGAGCACCGCCCACAAAGCAGGCCAGTCTGACGTAATGCTTCATCATAGGATTCTTCCTTTCCGTGATTGGTTATTTGCGTTTGTAACCTGTGATCATCACCATGATCATGCAGATCACGGCGCCCCAGGCCCAGAAGCGATGTTGTTTCATCAAGATCTCCTCCTGTCTGGAAACAAGCCCGTCTCTTCGCGTATTAAAGTATTATAGCAGATGAAACGCCCGGTGTATCACCAAAACAGACGATGTTGTGCCGGTTCAGACATCCTTCCGGTACTTGGCCGGCGTCATACCGTACTGCCGGCGGAAGGCGGCGGTGAACTGGCTGGCACTGCCATATCCGACTGACTGAGCCACCCCCAGAACACTGAGGGAGGAGTCCCGCAGCAGCTCTGCCGCCCGTTCCATCCGCCGCTGCCGCAGCCAGGCGTGGACCGGCAGGCCGTACAGACGGCGGAAAGCATCCTTGAATGTTGTGGCGGAGAGCATGGCCATGCGGCTCAGGGCTGGGATGGTCAGGGGATCGGCCAGGTGATCCTCCATATAACGGCGCGTCTTTCCTAAAACCCGGACTACCTCCCGATCCAGTGCCGGGGCCGGGAGGACATTCGGCGCATTTCCCTCTGGGGCGGAGAGCAGATAGAGCAGCTCTGCCGATTTCCACACGCACCAGCGGGCCTGCTCGCTCTGGGGCAGGCAGTCCAGGTTGGCAAAGACCGCCCGGCTCCAGGTGCTGGGCCCCTCTACGGCACAGCCGTTCCGGCTGGCCATCCATCGCCGTACCTGCTCTGTGTCCAGAGAGAGGCCCCCCAGCAGCGCACACAGGGCCTCCAGGCTGTCCCGGGCGCTGCGGGCGTCCACTGCTACCAGGACTCCCTCCAAGGAGGTGCCGACCTTGGCGGCGGACAGGCTGGAGGCGTCCGTGAGAAGAAGCACCTGCCGGGCACCTGCCGTCAGGGCCGATCCGTCCCGCCGGGTCAGTGTTACCGTCCCGGCAACACAGAACAAGGCCTCGAAATGCAGAGGCTCCAGTCGAAGGGGCAGGGGGAGAGGGCTCTTTTCCAGAGAGAACAGGCAGGCCCGGACGCCGGGCATCACCTGCGACCAGTCTCCACGGTCCGCCAGAACCTCTGCCAGCATCCGTCTGCCTCCTCTCTCTGCTGATCTGTGTCCCGGCCGCTTACCGGCCGAACAGCCCCTTCTTCCCCCAGGGCTCTTTCCGAATCTCCCCTGCGTCATAGCCGGTGGCCCGGATGGCTTCCCGCAGGGCTGCCTCATCCAACTCTGTTTCTGCGATCACCGTGGTCTCCTTTTTGCTCCGGGACGAGGTGACTTTCTTCACCGGAAAGGCTCTGCGCACCGCGTCGTTCACATGGCTCTCACACATGCCGCACATCATACCTGTCACCCGCACAGTATATTTCCACATATTCTGCCGCCTCCACTGCTGCTTCTATTAGTTAACGCTAACCACAGGACAATCTTCTCCTGTCAGGGGAATTGTCCAGATAATATCAGTCTGGTTTCCCATGCAAATCGGTTAGGCATATCTAACCAAAAACATTATAGAGCCGCATCTTCTGGTTTGTCAAGCCCCGGGACCGCGCAAGCATTGGCACCCGGCATGGTATTCCGGCAGGGGCCTCTTAAAACCGGCTACGACCGTCTGGCAAACGGTACGCAAAGTGGCTGCTTTGAGAGAGGGGCGACCATACAAAAGCATTTGAACGGCGTGGCGCTCGAAAGAGGGGAAATTACGGATGTGCCTGCCTTTTATCGGCGTGTTGATTCCGTTTGCAGGAACCGCTTTCCGGCCTGCACCTTACTTTGGCCGGTGTCGGAGCAACGGCTCCCCGCCTCCGCCAAAAGAGCCGGCAGGTGAAAGGGCCCCACACCCATCTACGATGCTCCGCCACGATGGCGCTGGATGCATGGTGCCGGGCTAACAAGGAACATGCCCGGAACGAAGGACTTTCCTGCTCTCGACGGCCCTGCAGATTCTGAGCCGTGTTTCAGCCTGCGGCCCGATCTCCAGTTCTGCAGACGACGGCAGAATCTCCTGGTCCTGCCGGGCTGACGTCTCTTCCAGCTCTGATAAATTCGTCCTCGACTATCTGTCTCTTGCAGTTTGGCCTCTTTACCATGGCTGAAAATAGCGATTGCAGTCCTCTTGGGCCTGCTTCAGCGCTTCTTCTGGGGAACATACCCCCAAAACTGCCTGCTGGACATGGGCCGCCAGAATGGTCTCTAGTTGCAGCTCGCTGAAGTTCTGGTAGTAAGTGCTGTTGCTGCGGCGCTGCGCTGTGGGAAAGCTCTTTCGCGCAGTGGAGAGCCAGGGGTATTGCTCGCTGATATCGCGGTTGCTGTATGCGGAACGGCAGGGAGACAGGCCGCCCAGCATCGTGAAGACCGGTGCCACCAAGTCTGCATACAGCCACTCC
This DNA window, taken from Dysosmobacter welbionis, encodes the following:
- a CDS encoding DUF6110 family protein; the protein is MKHYVRLACFVGGALFGSAGVKLLTSKDAKNAYIHITAAGLRMKDSVMETVTAVQENAADIVASAKDINEARASKEAETQVEGQEA
- a CDS encoding helix-turn-helix domain-containing protein; translated protein: MLAEVLADRGDWSQVMPGVRACLFSLEKSPLPLPLRLEPLHFEALFCVAGTVTLTRRDGSALTAGARQVLLLTDASSLSAAKVGTSLEGVLVAVDARSARDSLEALCALLGGLSLDTEQVRRWMASRNGCAVEGPSTWSRAVFANLDCLPQSEQARWCVWKSAELLYLLSAPEGNAPNVLPAPALDREVVRVLGKTRRYMEDHLADPLTIPALSRMAMLSATTFKDAFRRLYGLPVHAWLRQRRMERAAELLRDSSLSVLGVAQSVGYGSASQFTAAFRRQYGMTPAKYRKDV
- a CDS encoding heavy-metal-associated domain-containing protein, whose amino-acid sequence is MWKYTVRVTGMMCGMCESHVNDAVRRAFPVKKVTSSRSKKETTVIAETELDEAALREAIRATGYDAGEIRKEPWGKKGLFGR